One Phaseolus vulgaris cultivar G19833 chromosome 11, P. vulgaris v2.0, whole genome shotgun sequence genomic window carries:
- the LOC137805994 gene encoding uncharacterized protein, with the protein MRPTRTRSEEMTMQQLTGMMQGLQEAMAASRAEQECILPEGHITSFAQLSKLFREQYLANRASPPFSYDLFDVKQYQGETLKEYINRFGAQVVKVGTTEEPIIVYAFRKGVCPGPFYESIIHNRPKTFSETRRRAVEHIASEGEVYEKRTIVAPTRPRAHMRAQPVRVNEATTGRKDQERKRPYKARRPQSNGRAEGSRLAREGKRPLRHDFVVELKDLIVVPNIADRLKPPAKSDKVLGPHKETWCEFHEAFGHHINNCLALGYQLDELVKSGFLKDYLAGSAAITALTVPEEGQAHEMPICGEMHTISSGFSGGGPTASQRKRYVRSVSLGAEEFSDDPWESDLIFTRADLRDVVPHDNDLVAISVVTAGRKVHRVLVDQGSFADVMFWSTYNKLQLSPDLLRPYTGCLY; encoded by the exons ATGAGACCCACACGcactaggagtgaagagatgaccatgcaacagcTCACGGGAATGATGCAGGGattgcaagaagcaatggcagcatcAAGGGCAGAGCAAGAGTGCAT cctcccagagggtcatatcacgtctttcgcGCAGCTCTCAAAGTTATTCAGGGAGCAGTATCTAGCCAACAGGGCCTCGCCACCATTTTCATATGACTTGTTTGACGTAAAGCAGTATCAAGGCGAGACCTTGAAGGAATACATAAACCGCTTTGGGGCGCAAGTGGTGAAGGTTGGTACCACAGAAGAGCCCATTATCGTATATGCGTTCAGAAAGGGGGTGTGCCCAGGGCCTTTCTACGAGTCAATCATCCACAACCGCCCCAAGACTTTTTCCGAAACAAGGCGTCGCGCGGTAGAACACATTGCCTCTGAGGGTGAGGTATACGAGAAGCGCACAATTGTTGCACCCACGCGCCCAAGAGCACATATGCGCGcgcaacccgtcagagtcaacgaggccacgacggggagaaaagACCAGGAGAGGAAGCGCCCCTACAAGGCAAGGAGGCCCCAGTCCAACGGTCGAGCGGAGGGAAGTAGGCTAGCGAGGGAAGGAAAAAGACCGTTGAGGCACGATTTCGTCGTGGAGCTAAAAGACCTCATCgtcgtgcccaacatagctgacaggttgaaGCCACCAGCGAAGTCTGATAAGGTGCTGGGACCTCACAAAGAGACGTGGTGCGAATTCCATGAGGCGTTCGGGCACCATATCAACAACTGCTTGgcgctgggctatcagttggacgAGCTCGTGAAGAGTGGGTTCTTGAAGGATTACCTTGCTGGGTCCGCTGCGATCACAGCCTTGACAGTGCCTGAGGAGGGTCAAGCACACGAGATGCCGATTTGCGGAGAAATGCACACCATTTCTAGTGGCTTTTCTGgaggaggacccactgcctctcagCGTAAGAGATATGTGAGGTCAGTGAGTTTGGGCGCTGAGGAATTTTCGGACGACccatgggagtcagacctcattttcacaagggctgacctaCGGGATGTTGTCCCGCATGACAATGACCTCGTGGCCATTTCGGTCGTCACTGCTGGAAGGAAAGTTCAtagggttctcgtcgaccaAGGCAGTTTCGCCgatgtcatgttttggtcgacctacaacaagctacagttgtcccctgacttATTGAGACCCTACACAGGATGCCTGTATTGA